GCGTCGAAGGCCGCGCCGGGTTGCAGCAGCTCGCCGCCCAGCTCGCCCGCCTCGATGCCGACCGCCGCGAGTGGGGAGGGTTGCGGAACCCTGCCGCCCTGCTCGCCGCCCGCCTACGCTACCCCTCAGCCGTGCAGGCGTGACCCTCTCGAAAAACGACCGCACAGGAGGGCCAGGAAGGGGCCTCCAACATGTCCTGAGGGGAGTCCTCCCCTGGTAAGCCGCGTTACCAAAAGGCCCGAAGTCTCCTCGCTACCCTTAAAGCGTTGCTATTTCGCTTCAGTCTTCCGAAACAAGTCCTCTGTTTTTGGGGTCGTTATTCCCGTCTTTTCTTGCTCCAAAAGGCTCGACGATTCTGCACTTATTTCCAATCCAATTCTAAGTGACTCTTTTCCTAACTCTCTCGCTATTGTAGACGCCTTATAAGTTCTTTCTGGGTGTATCGCTCTCAAGTAAGCACTAACACCTTGACCAGCTATCCTAGTTGCAGTTGACATAATGTGAGAGCATTCCGATCTGCTAAAAATAGTATAACGAGGCTCACTCACTAAATGAGGTTTTCCCTCTTCTTCCATAACGACATTTGTTTTTCTTATTGGGAAACCATTGCTATGTTTAGAAGCACATAGTATCGAGTAAGTTTCCCATTCCATATTTTCCCATTTCTCCCTTAATTCTTTCGTAATTTCTCCACTCTTCTGTAAATGAGCGAGTGTAGCTTTCATCCAGTTATTAAAACCATCACTCCACTTGTGTTCATCGTGGGCCAACCACTCATCTACCTTCTCAGGCTTGAAACCTATGTATGATATGAAGTAAACTGTCTCAAGCATTGAAGAAGCAATAGTGGCTGCTTGAGTTTGATATCCATCCCGCAATACTGTTTTGACAGTCCTAAAATCCTGATATATTTTTATAAGTGCTTGCTTGCACACTCTTGCATGCTTGGTCTCATCATCATTTATGTATATTTTATCTCCATCATTTATAATTGTGAGCAGTACATTCTGCATCTGTTCAGGTATATCATAGAATAATCTCCTATCTTTATTGTTCAATTTGAGTTTCTCGGAAAAAGGAGGATTGATATGCTTCATTCTCTCTGCCCCCTAGAATATAAGTTTCCCAACCTAATGATATTCCATCAAGCAGGCGATATAAGCAGATTCCATAAACCGGTATGATAGGTTTTAAGTTGTGGGAGACAAGCACCGTGGAGGCCGAGGTCATCGAGTAGAAAAGAAGTATGAGCGGTTTACCGTTACCCTCCCGCCAAACCTCAAAGCGCAGCTCGACGCTTGGGCGACCGCCGCAGGCTTGAGCCGGTCGGAGATGTTGGCCCAGGTGATCGAGGAGCGGGCCAGGGCCACCGAGGGGAAGCAGGCGGCCACCCTGCCCGCCCTCCCGCCGCCCAGCCCACAGGAGCAGGACCGGGCCGTGTTCGGGGAGGTCAGCGGCCCGCTCACGCCCTACCAAGCGCAGCTCGTAGAGGCCTTGAGGCGGGGCGCGACCCTGAGCCGTGCGCCGGGTAGTGCCTGGCGTCTGACCCAGCCCGGCGAGCTGGAGCGGAGCGTGAGGGGGGACAGCGTGCAA
The sequence above is drawn from the Deinococcus sp. YIM 134068 genome and encodes:
- a CDS encoding ribbon-helix-helix protein, CopG family; the protein is MGDKHRGGRGHRVEKKYERFTVTLPPNLKAQLDAWATAAGLSRSEMLAQVIEERARATEGKQAATLPALPPPSPQEQDRAVFGEVSGPLTPYQAQLVEALRRGATLSRAPGSAWRLTQPGELERSVRGDSVQGLLDRGDLRRLGGDTSA